A stretch of Spirosoma oryzicola DNA encodes these proteins:
- a CDS encoding tetratricopeptide repeat protein, translating to MRSIFYFLLLVGCVHTVQAQNARTIEEASHFIKLGNTLRMVDRSQQAIDLLLRALPTVQSKDNYLEAIAYENLGYAYSDQENTQASLRYFQKAYYLYKQLKFGASEAAMQQLIGEISGRDMYAGIDVGASGVKLAIFRTTYENGFYKKEVKLRPNAPNVTLVSGSAQAFLAGQNVMKAYLDSIRVYKVPADHIYIAFSSGINETLGKTPGKKGKLHELFSDLIKNQMPQSDSLIIDSTLTAAREAELFMIGSVPRKLWGSTSCMDIGSGNTKGGYYDADRRFHSISMPFGTKTLANLIDNNRSLPIEDYKKEAQRVLKMVADTALNLEFNTTSPGLQQRKTVALGGGIAWAMTAYLHPERAGTTAVPLTIGDVQRFAQLAMTNYQGLIHPDLTNLTDPVVRQKAEADVNNAQNQFNEKQIIAGALLLETVFRAYANTSITKRFVFIRDSDISWVTGKFVEMLNQNYERAVASEARQ from the coding sequence ATGCGCTCTATTTTCTACTTCCTCTTACTGGTTGGCTGTGTCCATACGGTTCAGGCACAGAACGCCCGGACCATCGAAGAAGCTTCCCATTTTATAAAGCTCGGTAATACGTTACGCATGGTTGACCGGTCGCAGCAGGCGATTGATCTGCTGTTGAGAGCCTTACCCACTGTTCAATCAAAAGACAACTATCTGGAAGCCATCGCTTACGAGAATTTGGGCTATGCATACAGCGATCAGGAAAACACGCAGGCGTCACTACGCTACTTTCAGAAGGCCTACTATTTGTATAAACAGTTGAAATTTGGGGCCAGCGAGGCCGCTATGCAGCAACTCATTGGAGAAATATCAGGCCGGGACATGTATGCCGGAATCGATGTCGGAGCCTCCGGGGTGAAACTGGCGATTTTTCGAACGACGTACGAAAACGGCTTTTACAAAAAAGAAGTGAAGCTAAGGCCAAATGCGCCGAACGTAACGTTGGTGAGTGGGTCTGCGCAGGCGTTTCTGGCGGGTCAGAACGTAATGAAAGCGTACCTGGACTCCATCCGAGTGTATAAAGTACCCGCCGATCACATCTATATTGCCTTTAGTAGCGGGATCAACGAAACGCTGGGCAAGACACCCGGTAAGAAAGGCAAGCTTCACGAACTTTTCTCGGATCTGATCAAAAACCAGATGCCCCAAAGCGACAGTTTGATAATTGATTCTACGCTGACAGCCGCTCGGGAAGCTGAGTTGTTTATGATTGGTTCAGTACCCCGCAAATTATGGGGATCGACCTCGTGCATGGATATCGGAAGTGGTAACACGAAAGGAGGATACTATGATGCGGATCGACGGTTTCACTCCATCAGTATGCCCTTCGGTACCAAAACATTGGCTAATCTGATTGATAATAACCGGTCGCTGCCAATCGAGGATTACAAAAAGGAAGCACAACGCGTGCTTAAAATGGTTGCTGATACGGCGTTGAATCTCGAATTCAACACGACCAGTCCAGGCTTACAGCAGCGTAAAACGGTGGCATTGGGCGGGGGGATCGCCTGGGCCATGACGGCTTATCTGCATCCCGAACGAGCAGGTACGACGGCAGTACCGCTGACAATCGGTGATGTTCAGCGGTTCGCTCAGCTGGCGATGACCAATTACCAGGGGTTGATCCACCCTGATCTAACAAATCTGACCGATCCTGTAGTACGCCAAAAGGCAGAAGCGGATGTAAACAATGCCCAAAATCAGTTCAACGAAAAGCAGATCATTGCCGGTGCTTTGCTGCTGGAAACGGTTTTTCGGGCATACGCGAACACATCCATTACCAAGCGATTCGTGTTTATCCGAGATTCGGACATCAGCTGGGTAACGGGTAAATTCGTCGAAATGCTCAATCAAAACTACGAGCGGGCCGTTGCCAGCGAAGCACGTCAATAG